The following coding sequences are from one Malaciobacter pacificus window:
- a CDS encoding sensor histidine kinase, producing MVLGAKVKHINQTLLVLKHNFRHNKIKITKEIIDSKLFIFGDTQKFSLVLLNIISNSKDFLLLNKKEELKKWIKIKVYKNENYICIEIEDNAGGIKEEDLEKVFDIYFTTKHQSQGTGLGLYISYEIIKKYFKGDIKVKNTKFGALFTIKIPVSMRLNINP from the coding sequence TTGGTTTTAGGTGCGAAAGTTAAGCATATAAATCAAACTCTACTGGTGTTAAAACATAATTTTAGACACAATAAAATAAAAATAACTAAAGAGATTATAGACTCAAAGCTATTTATTTTTGGTGATACTCAAAAATTTTCTTTAGTTCTTTTAAATATTATTTCAAATTCAAAAGATTTTTTACTATTAAATAAAAAAGAAGAGTTAAAAAAATGGATAAAAATCAAAGTTTATAAAAATGAAAATTATATATGTATTGAAATAGAAGATAATGCAGGTGGAATAAAAGAAGAAGACCTAGAAAAGGTTTTTGATATATACTTTACTACAAAACACCAAAGTCAAGGTACAGGATTAGGTTTATATATTTCCTACGAAATTATAAAAAAATATTTTAAAGGAGATATAAAAGTAAAAAATACTAAATTTGGAGCTTTATTTACAATTAAAATTCCAGTCTCTATGAGATTGAATATAAATCCTTAA
- the cbiB gene encoding adenosylcobinamide-phosphate synthase CbiB: MFYSIALFAYIIDFIFAEFPQIKYKHPIIFMGDYIKWFEKKFYKDSILQGSFLTISLVSIIFIISFFISLIDNVVILGFLASFTISHKMLFDTVKDVISSDKIDIKREKISMLVSRDTSDLSDSDVNKAAIETYAENLSDGVIAPLFYLVCFGIVGAFVYKAINTLDSMVGYRNDRYEKFGKVSAKLDDIVNYIPARITAVLISILLQSKKAFEKFSKYGKKHESLNAGLPISAMALAINVKLGGPTSYFGKVKEKPYFGDGKENIEKSDVLKSLDLKKRLDIFIIVILILGVII, from the coding sequence GTGTTTTATAGTATTGCATTATTTGCCTATATAATTGATTTTATATTTGCAGAATTTCCTCAGATAAAATATAAGCATCCTATTATATTTATGGGTGATTATATAAAGTGGTTTGAAAAGAAGTTCTATAAAGATTCTATACTTCAAGGTAGTTTTTTAACTATCAGTTTAGTCTCAATAATATTTATTATTAGTTTTTTTATTTCACTTATTGATAATGTAGTTATATTGGGCTTTTTAGCCTCTTTTACAATTTCACATAAAATGCTTTTTGACACAGTAAAAGATGTAATTAGTAGTGATAAAATTGATATAAAAAGAGAAAAGATCTCTATGCTAGTTAGTCGTGATACTAGTGATTTAAGTGATAGTGATGTAAATAAAGCAGCTATTGAAACATATGCAGAAAATCTAAGTGATGGAGTGATTGCACCATTGTTTTATTTAGTATGTTTTGGAATAGTTGGAGCTTTTGTTTATAAAGCTATTAATACCCTTGATTCTATGGTTGGATATAGAAATGATAGATATGAAAAGTTTGGTAAGGTAAGTGCTAAGTTAGATGATATAGTAAATTATATACCAGCTAGAATAACAGCAGTTTTAATTTCTATCTTATTACAGAGTAAAAAAGCATTTGAAAAGTTTAGTAAATATGGTAAAAAACATGAAAGTTTAAATGCTGGACTTCCTATCTCAGCAATGGCACTAGCTATAAATGTTAAACTAGGAGGACCCACTTCATATTTTGGTAAGGTTAAGGAAAAACCTTATTTTGGAGATGGAAAAGAAAATATTGAAAAAAGTGATGTATTAAAGTCACTCGATTTAAAAAAACGATTAGATATTTTTATAATAGTTATATTGATTTTAGGAGTTATAATTTGA
- a CDS encoding response regulator transcription factor — translation MIKVLMIEDDLELAQIITDYLKSFDIEVTNIDSPYTGLSMISVNKDFELLILDLTLPEIDGLELIPKIREKSDIPIIISSARDDILDKVMGLERGADDYLPKPYNPRELQARIKTILKRMDSNSSKSKDDNTPISIFEVRENDMQIYFKGEALTLTLAEYDILKLLIQRNHGVVAREDFIYASDNIEDDSSLKNIDVIISRIRTKLSRIDDSKTYIKSVRGIGYQLI, via the coding sequence ATAATAAAAGTATTAATGATAGAAGATGATTTAGAACTTGCTCAAATCATCACTGACTATTTAAAATCATTTGATATTGAAGTTACTAATATAGATAGCCCATATACGGGCTTATCTATGATAAGTGTAAATAAAGATTTTGAACTTTTAATCTTAGATTTAACTCTACCAGAAATTGATGGATTAGAATTAATCCCAAAAATTAGAGAAAAATCAGATATTCCTATTATTATCTCAAGTGCTAGAGATGATATTTTAGATAAAGTTATGGGATTAGAGCGAGGTGCTGATGATTATTTACCAAAACCTTATAATCCAAGAGAATTACAAGCTAGGATTAAAACTATTTTAAAAAGAATGGATTCGAATTCTTCAAAATCAAAAGATGACAATACTCCTATTAGTATATTTGAAGTTAGAGAAAATGATATGCAAATATATTTTAAGGGTGAAGCCCTTACTTTAACTTTAGCAGAATATGATATTTTAAAACTACTTATACAAAGAAATCATGGAGTAGTAGCTAGAGAAGATTTTATTTATGCAAGTGACAATATTGAAGATGATTCGTCTTTAAAAAATATTGATGTAATTATTTCAAGAATTAGAACAAAATTATCAAGAATTGATGATTCAAAAACATACATAAAATCTGTAAGAGGTATTGGATATCAGTTAATATGA
- a CDS encoding cobyric acid synthase yields MKKLKNISILGTSSDAGKSTLTFVIAKILQNNGYKTIPFKAQNVSNNSHVCDDKSEIAIAQYFQSEVLGEKTSYHLNPVLLKSGRGSSASLIVEGKVVSDKDVREYYRDLDLLKPAVKRCFEYLDSKYDCIVAEGAGSPVELNLMDKDLSNIFIADTYNTKIILVADIEKGGVFASIWGVYNLLPKKLRNNVIGVIVNKFRGDMTLFDEGVRIIEEEFKIPVLGVLPYEPFNLGFEDSASLQNFVQSKNEVKIRVGVIAYPHMSNYNDFEVLIADEEILVEFVSSNISLDKFDVIVLPGSKLVIKDLQWLKQNGLFEQINEYKKHIFTICGGYEMMFEKLDDSLCIENIKPIVEDGFGVIPDDIVFEKTKILEKKSYEIFGYKVDGFEIHHGVSKKDMMFYEGEKFKGTFVHEIFNDDKFRNDYFKSINSEYIGFNFSEYKKNRVDSFVKRMEEHLDVDRIISSVL; encoded by the coding sequence TTGAAGAAACTAAAAAATATATCTATTCTAGGTACTAGTAGTGATGCTGGAAAATCAACACTAACTTTTGTGATAGCAAAAATACTACAAAATAATGGCTATAAAACAATTCCTTTTAAAGCACAAAATGTATCAAATAATTCTCATGTTTGTGATGACAAAAGTGAAATAGCAATTGCTCAATACTTTCAAAGTGAAGTTTTAGGTGAAAAAACTTCATATCATCTAAATCCAGTTTTATTAAAATCTGGAAGAGGAAGTAGTGCTTCATTAATAGTTGAAGGTAAAGTTGTAAGCGATAAAGATGTAAGAGAATATTATAGAGACTTAGACTTACTAAAACCTGCTGTTAAAAGATGTTTTGAATACTTAGATTCAAAATATGATTGTATAGTAGCTGAGGGGGCTGGAAGTCCAGTAGAATTAAATCTTATGGATAAAGACTTGTCAAATATTTTTATAGCAGATACTTACAACACAAAGATTATATTAGTAGCTGATATAGAAAAAGGTGGAGTATTTGCTTCTATTTGGGGAGTTTATAATCTACTTCCTAAAAAGTTAAGAAACAATGTAATAGGAGTTATTGTTAATAAGTTTAGAGGTGATATGACACTTTTTGATGAAGGTGTTAGAATCATAGAAGAAGAGTTTAAAATCCCAGTTTTAGGAGTATTACCTTATGAGCCTTTTAATTTAGGTTTTGAAGATAGTGCTAGTTTACAAAACTTTGTTCAAAGTAAAAATGAAGTGAAGATTAGAGTAGGGGTAATAGCTTATCCTCATATGAGTAATTACAATGATTTTGAGGTTTTGATAGCTGATGAAGAAATACTTGTAGAGTTTGTTAGTTCAAATATTTCACTTGATAAATTTGATGTAATAGTTTTACCTGGAAGTAAACTTGTAATAAAAGATTTACAATGGCTAAAACAAAATGGCTTATTTGAGCAAATTAATGAATATAAAAAACATATTTTTACTATTTGTGGTGGATATGAAATGATGTTTGAAAAATTAGATGATAGTTTATGTATTGAAAATATCAAGCCAATTGTAGAAGATGGTTTTGGAGTTATTCCTGATGATATAGTGTTTGAGAAGACTAAAATTTTAGAGAAAAAATCTTATGAAATTTTTGGATATAAAGTTGATGGATTTGAAATACATCATGGTGTTTCTAAAAAAGATATGATGTTTTATGAGGGTGAGAAGTTCAAAGGTACATTTGTTCATGAAATATTTAATGATGATAAATTTAGAAATGATTACTTCAAATCTATAAATAGTGAGTATATAGGTTTTAACTTTAGTGAATATAAGAAAAATAGAGTTGATAGTTTTGTAAAAAGAATGGAAGAACATCTTGATGTTGATAGGATAATATCTAGTGTTTTATAG
- a CDS encoding histidine kinase dimerization/phospho-acceptor domain-containing protein, producing the protein MKNSIKKVFDLKNIYIIVFITLAGWSFFAYFTMTKMINSQEIYGKIINLSGKQRMLSQKTTLIAKRYFESKDILLKNHLKELIDLMKSDHEYIIKNLNSDATYKTYFDKPTNLHTKVQNYVGLLNKFYINPNYILLKEIESISYDLLPKLNDAVYLFEKESEDKIKQLHNRERFILFGTLLTLLFEALIIVIPSIRRANKKEKELKELNQTLEEKINKALKENRKKDKLLEQQFHIKQMTEMMSNIAHQWRQPLSVISTIASALKLEKELGIKNEKQNLTQLDEIIKKTNYLSSTINNFTDFLKQEENCTNIDLENHIT; encoded by the coding sequence ATGAAAAATTCTATAAAAAAAGTCTTTGACTTAAAAAATATCTATATTATTGTTTTTATAACTCTTGCTGGATGGTCTTTTTTTGCATATTTTACAATGACAAAAATGATTAATAGTCAAGAGATTTATGGAAAGATTATTAATTTAAGTGGTAAGCAAAGAATGTTATCCCAAAAGACTACATTAATTGCTAAAAGATATTTTGAATCAAAAGATATACTTTTAAAAAACCACTTAAAAGAATTAATAGATTTAATGAAAAGTGATCATGAATATATTATAAAAAATCTAAATTCTGATGCTACATACAAGACTTATTTTGATAAGCCTACTAATTTACATACAAAAGTTCAAAACTATGTTGGCCTTTTAAATAAATTTTATATAAATCCAAACTATATCTTACTAAAAGAGATAGAAAGTATATCTTATGATTTACTTCCTAAACTAAATGATGCCGTTTACTTATTTGAAAAAGAAAGTGAAGATAAAATAAAACAATTACATAATCGAGAGAGATTTATACTTTTTGGAACTTTATTGACCTTATTATTTGAAGCATTAATAATTGTAATTCCATCAATTAGAAGAGCTAATAAAAAAGAGAAAGAGCTTAAAGAACTAAATCAAACCTTAGAAGAAAAAATCAATAAAGCATTAAAAGAGAATAGAAAAAAAGATAAATTACTTGAACAACAATTTCATATAAAACAAATGACTGAAATGATGTCTAATATTGCTCACCAATGGAGACAGCCATTATCAGTAATTTCAACAATTGCTAGTGCATTAAAACTAGAAAAAGAGTTAGGAATTAAAAATGAAAAACAAAACTTAACTCAACTTGATGAAATAATAAAAAAAACAAACTATCTATCTTCAACAATCAATAATTTTACTGATTTCTTAAAACAAGAAGAAAATTGTACAAATATTGACTTAGAAAATCATATAACTTAA
- a CDS encoding Do family serine endopeptidase codes for MLFIVSTLLVSQLFADSIDFEIMDKNPQRVVPNTQNQILSFNDSIKDSIHSIVNISAKRHVNNSINNLPLQMFNDPFFQRFFGDQFGQQFKQNRIQRSLGSGVILSKDGYIVTNNHVIENAEEITVTIGDDTTEYNAKLIGKDSDSDLAVIKIEGKNLTPIKLGDSTDLKIGDMIFAIGNPFGIGSTVTQGIISALNKNKVGINRYENYIQTDASINPGNSGGALVDSRGALIGINTAIISKSGGNNGIGFAIPVAMVKDVVKKLVEDGKVTRGYLGVSISDLDSDTAKVYRKKQGALVLDVAEDTPAHKYGLKRGDLIYSVDGKKVVDRTSLQNIIASFKPDQEVEIKLERNGKNIELDIVLGDRAGLIKIQSDNGKVLGGLTLSEINLENQKKYRLPSGINGILISSVEPKSNAEKTGFQAGDIIIQIEDIEVKNFTNVETALKKYANKHKRIYVNRYGQTILFVIK; via the coding sequence ATGCTTTTTATTGTTTCAACATTACTTGTTTCTCAACTATTTGCAGATTCAATAGATTTTGAAATAATGGATAAAAATCCACAAAGAGTTGTTCCAAATACACAAAATCAAATTTTATCGTTTAATGATAGTATAAAAGATTCTATTCATTCTATTGTAAATATCTCAGCAAAAAGACATGTAAATAATTCAATAAATAATCTGCCTTTACAAATGTTCAATGACCCATTTTTCCAAAGATTTTTTGGAGACCAATTTGGTCAACAATTTAAACAAAATAGAATTCAAAGATCTTTAGGATCTGGTGTTATACTTTCAAAAGATGGATATATAGTTACAAATAATCACGTAATTGAAAACGCTGAAGAGATCACTGTAACAATAGGTGATGATACAACAGAGTATAATGCAAAATTAATTGGTAAAGATTCTGATAGTGATTTAGCCGTTATAAAAATTGAAGGTAAAAATTTAACTCCAATTAAATTAGGTGATTCAACTGATTTAAAAATTGGTGATATGATTTTTGCTATTGGTAATCCATTTGGTATTGGTAGTACAGTAACTCAAGGTATTATTTCAGCCCTTAACAAAAATAAAGTTGGAATTAATAGATATGAAAACTATATTCAAACTGATGCTTCTATAAACCCTGGAAACTCTGGTGGTGCTTTAGTTGATTCAAGAGGTGCTTTAATTGGTATTAATACTGCCATCATCTCAAAATCAGGTGGTAATAATGGTATTGGATTTGCAATTCCAGTTGCTATGGTAAAAGATGTAGTAAAAAAACTTGTTGAAGATGGGAAAGTTACTAGAGGATACTTAGGTGTATCTATTAGTGATTTAGATAGTGATACAGCAAAAGTTTATAGAAAAAAACAAGGGGCTTTAGTACTTGATGTAGCTGAAGATACTCCTGCTCATAAATATGGTTTAAAAAGAGGAGATTTAATCTACTCAGTTGATGGTAAAAAAGTAGTTGATAGAACATCTTTACAAAATATAATTGCTTCGTTTAAACCAGATCAAGAAGTTGAGATAAAATTAGAAAGAAATGGTAAGAATATTGAGTTAGATATTGTTTTAGGTGATAGAGCAGGTTTAATCAAAATTCAAAGTGATAATGGAAAAGTTTTAGGTGGACTTACATTAAGTGAGATTAATTTAGAAAATCAAAAGAAATATAGATTGCCTTCAGGAATAAATGGTATTTTAATCTCTTCAGTTGAACCTAAATCAAATGCAGAAAAAACTGGTTTCCAAGCAGGTGATATTATTATTCAAATTGAAGATATTGAAGTTAAAAATTTTACAAATGTTGAAACAGCATTAAAAAAATATGCTAATAAACACAAAAGAATTTACGTAAATAGATATGGTCAAACAATTCTATTTGTAATTAAATAA
- a CDS encoding ArsS family sensor histidine kinase, with protein sequence MIKNISISTFVNIIFSLAFLSIFITFAMFMTYDKQKHELSLQNRYELIAENFLTAFQNQPTSDTLLDLYKKFRVSPVQEREEKLEIIKKAQELTITQTYLGTYRVYKYNEDYYIYVQQFGYNIMLKDARNHRYSMAVIIIGFIISIITFLFLYEILKRKLKPLKILNKQIIEFSNGKKDIKIKCISNDEIGTIAKSFDEAIKTINNQSKSKDLFMRNMMHELKTPITKAMFIAETLDDDKTRENLQKAFKRMDDIIKELATVEKLTSQNTIIYKEVTRFFNIYTKTLEIMMINPENITAKIRDFTFEADSYMFSIALKNLIDNAIKFSPNKNAVINANKEKIEISSLGEPLKNELEYYTEAFSQEEKRSDGFGLGLYIVKTIVNMHGYKLLHKYENGKNYFIIDMTK encoded by the coding sequence ATGATAAAAAATATCTCCATTTCTACTTTTGTTAATATTATATTTTCCCTAGCTTTTTTATCTATTTTTATAACATTTGCCATGTTTATGACTTATGATAAGCAAAAACATGAACTCTCTTTACAAAATAGATATGAACTAATTGCTGAAAATTTCTTAACCGCTTTTCAAAACCAACCTACTAGCGATACTCTATTGGATTTATATAAAAAATTTAGAGTTTCTCCTGTACAAGAAAGAGAAGAGAAGTTAGAAATAATTAAAAAAGCCCAAGAATTAACAATCACTCAAACCTATTTAGGAACATATAGAGTATATAAATATAATGAGGATTATTATATTTATGTTCAGCAATTTGGTTACAATATAATGCTAAAAGATGCAAGAAATCATAGATATAGTATGGCTGTTATTATTATAGGATTTATTATTTCAATAATTACCTTCTTATTTTTGTATGAAATATTAAAAAGAAAATTAAAACCATTAAAAATATTAAATAAGCAAATTATCGAGTTTTCCAATGGAAAAAAAGATATAAAAATAAAATGTATAAGTAATGATGAAATTGGAACTATTGCTAAAAGTTTTGATGAAGCTATAAAAACTATAAATAATCAATCAAAATCTAAAGATCTGTTTATGCGTAATATGATGCATGAACTTAAAACACCAATTACAAAAGCTATGTTTATTGCTGAAACACTTGATGATGATAAAACAAGAGAAAACCTTCAAAAAGCATTTAAAAGAATGGATGATATTATCAAAGAGTTAGCTACGGTAGAAAAACTAACTTCTCAAAATACAATAATTTATAAAGAAGTAACAAGATTTTTTAATATTTATACTAAAACATTAGAAATTATGATGATAAATCCAGAAAATATAACAGCTAAAATCAGAGACTTTACATTTGAAGCTGATAGTTATATGTTCTCAATTGCACTTAAAAACTTAATAGACAACGCCATTAAATTCTCTCCGAATAAAAATGCAGTTATAAATGCAAATAAAGAAAAAATTGAGATTAGTTCACTTGGTGAACCATTAAAAAATGAATTGGAGTATTATACAGAAGCTTTTTCTCAGGAAGAAAAGAGGTCTGATGGATTTGGACTTGGATTATATATTGTAAAAACAATTGTAAATATGCATGGGTATAAATTACTACATAAGTATGAAAATGGGAAAAACTACTTTATAATTGATATGACAAAGTAA
- a CDS encoding transposase, producing MQIESKIIGIINDKLKNPIYETLRLLNMKTILTKSNFSKKEGVAVHMVVLHFVYMLVMNKKISTFMDQSNDSFKKDVYYRLLSNTSYNWRKLLSLSSLKILSLLHKVQDSKLVRVLILDDTVEDKVGKNIEGSCDNLWSNKAKRKIRGVNVVSLNYSDGYSNFMLDFAIAMNSYARVKIEEFTNIIDHRTNAHKRRLESLKGKSQIAIEMIKRAVASGIYADYLLVDSWYSKPVFIETMNELGLQVISRMVNNDRIWNFTGEKKTLDGIYNKFKKLKSIKMGQYGKKIKFEYFSTIVEHKKAGKLKIVFIKTKENLIPIVSTNLILSDEEIIDIYKRRWDIEQGYKELREHFGFGKEENRIYEALIARITLSFFTYNVVSYINRISNEPKTIGGLFKDLECELHTLAIAMQAFLAILDEIAKIEEVVNRNEDFTAIIDLLRDVTGKLLGFRCES from the coding sequence ATGCAGATAGAATCCAAGATCATCGGTATTATAAACGATAAGTTAAAAAATCCAATCTATGAAACATTACGTTTGTTAAATATGAAAACTATTTTAACCAAGAGCAATTTTTCTAAAAAAGAGGGAGTTGCTGTTCATATGGTTGTATTACATTTTGTATATATGCTGGTTATGAATAAAAAAATATCAACCTTTATGGATCAAAGTAATGATAGTTTCAAAAAAGATGTATATTATCGATTACTTTCCAATACTTCTTATAATTGGAGAAAACTATTATCTCTTAGTTCTTTAAAGATCTTATCACTACTTCATAAAGTGCAAGATTCAAAGCTAGTAAGAGTTCTTATACTTGATGATACTGTTGAAGATAAAGTTGGTAAAAATATAGAGGGAAGTTGTGACAACCTTTGGAGCAATAAAGCAAAGAGAAAAATCAGAGGTGTAAATGTTGTATCACTAAACTATAGTGATGGTTATTCAAATTTTATGTTGGACTTTGCAATTGCTATGAACAGTTATGCAAGGGTAAAGATAGAAGAGTTTACAAATATTATTGATCATCGAACCAATGCACATAAGCGAAGATTGGAAAGCTTAAAAGGGAAATCACAAATTGCTATAGAGATGATTAAAAGAGCAGTAGCTAGTGGTATATATGCAGATTATCTGCTTGTAGATAGCTGGTATTCTAAACCTGTATTTATAGAAACTATGAATGAACTTGGATTGCAAGTCATTTCAAGAATGGTAAACAATGACAGGATATGGAATTTTACAGGAGAGAAAAAGACCCTTGATGGCATCTATAACAAATTTAAAAAGCTTAAATCTATCAAGATGGGTCAATATGGCAAAAAGATAAAGTTTGAGTATTTTTCAACCATAGTTGAACATAAAAAAGCTGGTAAATTAAAAATTGTTTTTATAAAAACAAAAGAGAATTTAATACCAATCGTATCAACCAATCTTATACTTAGTGATGAAGAGATTATAGATATTTATAAAAGACGATGGGATATAGAACAAGGGTATAAAGAACTTCGTGAACACTTTGGATTCGGAAAAGAAGAGAATCGAATCTATGAAGCTTTGATAGCCAGAATTACACTATCTTTTTTTACATACAATGTTGTTAGCTATATAAATCGTATCAGCAATGAACCTAAAACAATTGGTGGATTGTTTAAAGATTTAGAATGTGAACTTCATACTCTAGCAATAGCTATGCAAGCATTTTTAGCTATTTTAGATGAGATTGCAAAAATTGAAGAAGTTGTCAATAGAAATGAGGATTTTACAGCTATCATTGATCTATTAAGAGATGTGACTGGAAAATTGCTTGGTTTTAGGTGCGAAAGTTAA
- the ilvD gene encoding dihydroxy-acid dehydratase has protein sequence MRSDEVKKGFDRTPHRSLLRATGLKDEDFDKPFIGVANSFIELIPGHFFLDKVSAIIKEEIKANGCVPFEFNTIGVDDGIAMGHDGMLFSLPSRELIANSIETVMNAHKLDAMIAIPNCDKIVPGMIMGALRVDVPTVFVSGGPMEKGYTKDGTPIDLATAFEAVGKHEKGDMSDEELKDIECNACPSGGSCSGMFTANSMNTLMEAMGIALPGNGTILALTPEREELYRKAARRICEIAKDEQSREKYRLTNILNENAVRNAFAVDMAMGGSSNTVLHMLAIAKEAKVNFNLEDINSISKKVSHIAKISPSLSTVHMEDINKAGGVNAVMKEMTKRGDDILIDNLTITGESTLEKIADAYIKDTNIIHTIDNPYSEVGGLAILYGNLAEQGAVIKTAGITGDRVFTGKAVCFDGQPEAIKGIVEGKVKAGDVVVIRYEGPKGGPGMQEMLAPTSLIMGMGLGDKVALITDGRFSGATRGASIGHVSPEAAEGGMIGLLQDGDEIHIDVDQYILSVNLSDEEIAKRKANFKPLKKPLNSSWLGQYRALVTNASSGAVLKTDL, from the coding sequence TTGAGAAGTGATGAAGTAAAAAAAGGGTTTGATAGAACGCCTCATAGATCATTATTAAGAGCTACTGGTTTAAAAGACGAAGATTTTGATAAACCATTTATTGGAGTTGCAAACTCTTTTATTGAATTAATTCCTGGACACTTTTTCTTAGATAAAGTATCAGCAATTATAAAAGAAGAGATTAAAGCAAATGGTTGTGTACCATTTGAATTCAATACAATTGGTGTGGATGATGGTATAGCTATGGGACATGATGGTATGTTATTTTCTCTTCCATCAAGAGAATTAATTGCAAACTCTATTGAAACTGTAATGAATGCACATAAATTAGATGCAATGATTGCTATTCCTAACTGTGACAAAATTGTACCAGGTATGATTATGGGTGCATTAAGAGTTGATGTTCCTACTGTATTTGTATCAGGTGGTCCAATGGAAAAAGGTTATACAAAAGATGGAACTCCTATTGATTTAGCAACTGCTTTTGAAGCTGTTGGTAAACATGAAAAAGGTGATATGAGTGATGAAGAGTTAAAAGATATTGAGTGTAATGCATGTCCAAGTGGTGGTTCATGTTCTGGTATGTTTACAGCAAACTCTATGAATACACTTATGGAAGCAATGGGAATTGCACTTCCTGGAAATGGTACTATCTTAGCATTAACGCCTGAAAGAGAAGAGTTGTACAGAAAAGCAGCTAGAAGAATTTGTGAAATTGCAAAAGATGAACAATCAAGAGAAAAATACAGATTAACTAATATCTTAAATGAGAACGCTGTAAGAAATGCATTTGCTGTTGATATGGCAATGGGTGGTTCATCTAATACAGTTTTACATATGTTAGCAATTGCAAAAGAAGCAAAAGTAAACTTCAATTTAGAAGATATTAATAGTATCTCTAAAAAAGTTTCTCATATTGCTAAGATTTCTCCATCTTTATCAACTGTTCACATGGAAGATATTAATAAAGCTGGTGGAGTTAATGCAGTTATGAAAGAGATGACAAAAAGAGGTGATGATATCTTAATTGATAACTTAACAATCACTGGTGAGTCAACTTTAGAAAAAATTGCTGATGCATATATCAAAGATACAAATATTATTCATACAATAGATAATCCATATAGTGAAGTTGGAGGATTAGCTATTTTATATGGTAACTTAGCAGAGCAAGGTGCTGTAATTAAAACTGCTGGTATTACAGGGGATAGAGTTTTCACAGGAAAAGCTGTATGTTTTGATGGACAACCTGAAGCTATCAAAGGTATTGTAGAAGGTAAAGTAAAAGCTGGTGATGTTGTAGTTATTAGATATGAAGGACCAAAAGGTGGTCCAGGTATGCAAGAGATGTTAGCTCCTACTTCACTTATTATGGGAATGGGACTTGGAGATAAAGTTGCATTAATTACTGATGGTAGATTTAGTGGGGCTACTAGAGGTGCAAGTATTGGTCACGTAAGTCCAGAAGCAGCAGAAGGTGGTATGATTGGTTTACTACAAGATGGTGATGAAATTCATATTGATGTTGACCAATATATTTTATCGGTAAATTTAAGTGATGAAGAGATTGCAAAAAGAAAAGCAAACTTCAAACCTCTTAAAAAGCCTCTTAACTCTTCTTGGTTAGGACAATATAGAGCATTAGTTACAAACGCAAGTTCTGGTGCAGTTTTAAAAACTGATTTATAA